Genomic DNA from Peribacillus simplex:
TGAAAAATTAAAAATATTTTTAGAAAACTCCATTGACTTACTGAAAAGATTGTTTTAACATAATAAGCAAGAAAATGATAAAGGCAGTGACGAAGAAGAGTACCTTAATGATGTTCTGCAGAGAGCCAGTGGTAGCTGAAAACTGGTGAACGAATTTAAGCGAATGGACTTCCGAGCCCCAAACCGAAACGAATGAACGGAGTAGGCTTTGGCGATTATCTCATCGTTAGTGGAGATAGGCATGTTAATGCCGTAAAGTGAGCTAATTTAGCTAATTAAGGTGGTACCACGGGTTCCTCGTCCTTTGGATGAGGGGCCTTTTTGCGTTTTTATGGAAATGATAATTAAATCTATGAATGAGAGTAGTAATCTTTTTAGATGCGTAACAGAGAGCCGGGATAGGTGGAAACCGGTACGATATAAAAAGATGAATGGACTTATGAGTGGTTTCTTGAAATAAGTAGGGAAACTCGGCCGCCACCGTTAAAGGGTAATCGCAAGAATTCTTCATTTCTTGCTTGAGAGGGAAAAATGATGCATTTTTCCAACTTGAGGTGGCACCGCGGTTTACCGTCCTCTGCAGACACATATTTGTGTTTGCGGGGGATTTTTTTATTGGTGAATATATTTACCTTTGAGAAAAAATCAAAAACCAGAGGAAATGAAAACTCCGGCACTTGGCCAAAAGGGTTTTCCCTTCTAGGGGTTAATAAGAGCGAATAAGAATCGGGAGGGAATTGAGAGATGAATAATTTGGATGAAAAAAAAATACTCCGTTTCAAAATGGACACAATTGAAGGGGATATCCACACCCCCATTGCCATATTTCAGAAATTAGATGGTGACAAGAAGTTTTTATTAGAAAGCTCGAATTCGCATCATGACAACGGCCGCTACTCCTATCTAGGTTCTAAACCTTATCTGGAGGTGACATCACTTGCTGGTCAAGTAAATGTGAAAGATACTGAAACAGGTGATCAAATTGTAAAGAACATCAATATCATCGAGTTTCTAAAAAATGAGTTATTAGTGGAGATAGGAGAGGCTCCCATTCATCTTCCGCCATTTAACGGTGGTGCAATCGGATATATGGGCTATGACATCATTCGTTTGTATGAAAATATAGGTCCTGTGCCTCCTGATTCTCTGCAAATGCCTGATGCTCATTTTCTCTTTTATAAAGAACTGTATATATTCGATCATGTTCTGCAGAAGATCCATCTTTTGACTGCGGAAGAAGATAGTGAAAAAAGTTTATTGGGGATGAAGGAAAAAATCAATCAGGCAAGTAAACCGTCAAAGGAAATATCGTCGGAATATTTGGAATTCAAATCGAATTTCAGTCAGGATGAATTTGAGAAAATGGTCCTTGAAGTTAAATCAGCGATTATAGCTGGTGAAGTGTTCCAAGTTGTTTTATCACAAAGGTTCAAAGCGGACTTCGATGGGGAGCCTTTCGATGCCTACCGTCGTTTGCGTTTAGCCAACCCCTCTCCTTATATGTTCTATATAGAATTTGGTGACTATACAATTATTGGGTCGTCTCCAGAAAGTTTGATCAGTGTTTCATCAGGATTGGTTCATGTTAATCCCATTGCCGGTACAAGACCGAGAGGGAAAACGGATGAAGAAGATAAAGGCTTCGAAAAAAGCCTGCTGATGGATGAAAAGGAACTTGCCGAGCATAAGATGCTTGTTGATTTGGGCAGGAATGATCTTGGCAGGGTTTGCGAAATCGGTTCAATCCACCTTACCGAGGAAATGGAAATTCAAAGATATCAGCATGTCATGCATATTGCTTCTAAGGTTAGCGGAAAGCTTAGGGAAGGGTTCACGAGTTTAGATGCGTTGACGGTCTGCCTCCCTGCCGGAACAGTCTCAGGTGCTCCTAAAATCAGGGCAATGGAGCTGATCAATCAACTTGAAAATTGTAAACGGGGGATGTATTCGGGCTCGATAGGGTTCATAGGTTTTGGCGGGGATCTTGATATGGCTTTAGCCATTAGGACGATGATCATTAAAGAGGGCAAGGCCTATGTCCAGGCAGGGGCAGGAATAGTATATGATTCAGATCCAAAAACGGAATTTGAAGAAACACAAAATAAAGCACGCGCTTTAATGGAGGTTCACACAAAATGATTCTATTAATTGATAACTATGACTCGTTCACTTATAACCTTTATCAATATTTAGGAGAAGTGGAAAAAGAAATCATAGTAAAAAGGAATGACGAAATCACCCTTGCGGAAATTGAGGAACTGAATCCCATGGCAATCGTCATTTCCCCGGGACCAGGCAGGCCGGAAGATGCTGGTATCAGTATGGAAATCATCCGTAATTATTATGAAAAAGTTCCGCTATTAGGCATTTGTTTGGGGCATCAGGCCATTGGGGCAGTTTTTGGTGCGAATGTGGTTGGGGCGAAACAAATCATGCATGGGAAAACATCGATTATCGAACATGATGGAACAGGTGTATTTGCCAAACAGGACTTACAATTCCCGGTAATGCGTTACCATTCCCTTGTAGTTGAAAGGGCGAGCTTGCCAAATGAACTGAATGTGACGGCAGTAGCACTGGATGATGGGGAAATCATGGCCCTGAAACATCAAGACTTCCCGCTTTACGGTTTACAGTTCCACCCTGAATCAATAGGGACGAAAATCGGCAAGGAATTATTACATCAATTTTATGAGATTGCGGGAACATTCCAATCTGAGAAGGAACAATCCATCTTATAAAACAAAAAACGACTGGGGGAGTTAGCGGTGAAGGAGTATTTAGCGAAGTTAGCAGAGCGTCAAACATTGACGGAAGAAGAGATGAGCAGAGCAGCCCAAGCGTTATTTTCTAAAGATATCACCGAAAGCGAGATGGCAGCTTTCATCATTGCCCTTAAATCCAAAGGGGAAACGGCAGGTGAAATAGCAAGCCTTGTCAGGGTCATGAGAAAAGAAGCAAGAAGTGTACGAACAAGTTCGCTTAATGTTATGGATAATTGCGGAACGGGGGGAGATGGGTCGCAAAGCTTCAATATAAGTACAGCATCAGCCTTCGTGCTTGCCGGGGCTGGTGTCAAGGTTGCCAAACATGGAAACCGCAGCATCTCAAGCAAAACGGGCAGTGCGGATGTATTGGAAGAATTAGGTGTTAATTTATATTTGGAGCCTGACATGTTAAAAGAACTATTGGAGGAAAATGGGATCACATTCTTATTTGCCCCATCGGTCCACCCCAATATTGCACGGATAATGAAAGTGAGAAAAGAACTGAAAATCCCGACGATATTTAATCTAATCGGTCCTCTGACAAATCCAGTCCAACTCGACACGCAATTAATGGGAATTAATCGACGTGATATGCTCGAGCTTTTTGCGGAAGTCCTACATAAATTAGGCAGGAAACGCGCGGTCGTGATAAATGGTGCCGGGTTTATGGATGAAGCGAGCCTACAGGGTGAAAATTCACTCGTGCTTTTGGAGCAGGGGGATATTATCCCATTTACGCTGCACCCTGAAGAAGTGGATCTTCCGGTTTACGGAAATGATGCCATCCGCGGCGGTGACGCAAAACAAAATGCCGATATCATGCTTAGGCTTCTCAAAGGGGAAAAAGGGGCTTATCGTGATACCGTTTTATTGAATGCTGGATTGGGATTATACGCACATGGTACGGCAGCAACGATCAAAAAAGGAATCTCCATGGCCCAAGAAAGCATTGATAGCGGATCGGCACTTGCAAAGTTAGAAAATCTGATTGCTTATGGCAATAGAAATAAGGTGGTCATGTAATGGAAAATATCTTAACGAAAATCATCGAACAGAAAAAGGTGGAAGTCACAAAATTAAAAGAAATGGGCTTAGATGATTCGGTAATGATCAACATAGTCAGACCATCTTTGGTGGATAATTTGAAAACGGCGAAATCAATGGCGGTTATCGCGGAAATAAAACGGGCTTCCCCTTCAAAAGGGGACATTAAAATCAATGTAGATCCGATCGAGCAGGCCCTTTCATACGAAAGTGGCGGAGCGGCAGCGATATCCGTATTGACGGATGAGGTTTTCTTTAAAGGATCAATTGCAGATTTGAGAATCGTAAGCGAGGCCATAAGGATTCCCAGGTTGTGCAAAGATTTCATCATCGATGAGGTCCAAATCGATCGCGCCCATCAAGCTGGTGCCACTATCATTCTATTGATTGTGGCAGCACTTTCTAAAGAACGCCTCCATGAATTATATCAATATGCAAAAAGAAAAGGGCTTGAAGTATTGACGGAAGTCCATGATGAAGCCGAATTGGAACGGGCTCTAGAGCTGAATGCAGAGCTAATAGGGATTAACAATCGGAATTTAAGGACCTTCAAAGTGGATTTGGCTGTAACGGAACGACTGGCGAAGTTACTTGATCCAAAACGCCATATCATTATCAGTGAAAGTGGAATCAAAACAAAAGACGACGTGATGCGTGTGAAGGAAGCTGGTGCAAAAGCGATTTTAGTCGGTGAGACACTGATGACTGCATCAAATCTTTCGCACAAGATGGCCGAACTGCAAATGAGTATATAAGGAGATTAATATGTTAGTGAAAATCTGTGGGATAAAGACATTGGCAGCCGCTCAGACTGCTGTTAGTTCCGGGGCAGACTTCATTGGTTTCATTTTTGCCGAGAGTAGCAGGAAGGTTGAGCCAGAGATAGTAGGAGAAATCGGTGCGAATCTGGCTGGACAGGTTAAAAAAGTCGGAGTGTTTGCCAATCAAACTGAACAAGAAGTGATAAAAAGTGCTGAAATTGCAGGGTTGGATTATATCCAGCTTCATGGTAACGAGTCTGCCGGCTTTGCCCGCAGAATGCCCCTACCGGTGATCAAAGCCGTTGCCGTCAGTTCAGAGAAAGACCTTGAAAGCCTTCATGAATACCCAGCAGATTATCTATTAGTAGATCTTCCTAAGAGTTCATCCGGAAAGGGATTGACTTTGGATTGGGATATGATTGGAAAAGCGGATCTGCCACCAGGGAAATTGATTCTAGCTGGTGGGCTGACTCCGGAAAATGTCGGAAAAGCGATTGATGCCGTTTCACCATTCGCAGTTGACGTAGCCAGCGGCGTTGAAACAAACGGATTAAAAGATGCTGTAAAAATAAAGGCATTTATTAATGAGGCAAAATATACAGCCGGAAAAGAGGAATGAATTGATGAACACTTATACCCAGCCTGATAAAACTGGACATTTTGGAGCGTATGGAGGCCGTTTCGTTCCGGAAACTTTAATGGCGGCGATTACGGAGCTTGAAGAAGTATATGATCAATCTAAAAATGACCCTGAATTCCAAAGGCAGCTAAATTATTACCTGAAACAATATATCGGTCGGGAAACACCACTTTATTTTGCGGAGAACTTGACGAGACTTGCTGGTGGTGCAGATATTTATCTGAAGCGGGAAGACCTGAATCATACCGGAGCACACAAAATAAATAATACGATCGGTCAGGCATTGTTGACTCTGAAAATGGGCAAGAAAAAGGTGATTGCCGAAACGGGTGCAGGCCAGCATGGGGTTGCAACGGCGACTGTGTGTGCTTTGCTGAAGTTGGAATGCATCATCTTTATGGGAGAAGAAGATATCAGGAGACAGAAATTGAATGTATTCAGGATGGAGCTTCTGGGAGCCAAGGTCATATCTGTATCACAAGGAAGCGGAACACTGAAGGATGCAGTGAATGAGGCGTTACGATATTGGGTGGCGAATGTGGATGACACCCATTATATAATGGGATCAGTTCTTGGTCCGCATCCATTCCCCGTCATTGTACGTGATTTTCAAAGCGTGATAGGGAATGAAACAAAGCGTCAATATTCGGAGGCGGTTCATTCCCTACCGGATGCAGTGGTCGCTTGCATAGGCGGAGGAAGTAATGCAATGGGAATGTTTTATCCCTTCATTGAGGATGAAACGGTAAAATTATACGGAGTGGAAGCGGCAGGGCATGGACTTGAAACACCATTACATGCTTCAAGTTTGACGAAGGGGAAACCAGGGGTGCTCCACGGGGCATTCATGTATGTATTGCAGAACGAGGACGGTCAGATCCAGGAGGCACATTCAATTTCAGCAGGGTTGGATTATCCAGGGGTAGGGCCTGAACATAGTTACTTAAAAGATACAAATCGGGTGGAATATACTTCTGTAACCGATGATGAAGCCCTGGAAGCTCTAGCGATGCTTTCAAGGGAGGAAGGGATCATACCTGCGTTAGAAAGTTCACACGCCATTTCCTACGGTTTAAAGCTTGCTAAAGAAATGGAGAAAGGAACAGGGCTGGTCATTTGCCTGTCCGGCCGTGGTGATAAGGATGTTGAAACGGTCCAATCATTGATGGGGGGTAGTGAACATGAATAAATTAACAAATGCGCTTGAAGAATGTCAAACAAAGAAGGAAAAAGCATTCATCCCTTATATTATGGCAGGGGATGGAGGGCTTGAACGGTTAAAGAGCCAGCTTCTTTTCCTTGAAAAAAGCGGTGCGACTGCCGTTGAACTAGGCATACCATTCTCTGACCCTGTTGCTGATGGACCGGTTATCCAACAAGCCGGCATCAGATCTTTGGAAAATGGAACAACTTTAAAAGATGTCCTGAAAAAAGTAATGGAAATCAAAAATGAAGTGACCATCCCAATCATTTTAATGGGATATACGAATTCAATCCTGGCATATGGACTTAAAGAGTTTACGAATGATTGTCTCAATGCAGGGATTTCCGGGTGCATCATCCCCGATTTACCGATTGAGGAAGAAGCCATCTTTTCATCAATCAAAACTGCAGGGATCGTTCTTATCCGACTTGTGACACTCACGTCTTCGAAAGAGCGTATCACTGAGATTACTGCAGGGGCGGAGGGATTCATCTACGCAGTTACAGTCAAAGGCATTACGGGTGCCCGTGACGCCTTTGGGGAAGAACTTGGAGGCTATTTAAAGAAGGTAAAAGAGATAAGTCCGGTTCCCGTTCTTGCTGGTTTCGGCATATCGACGCCAAATCATGTCCGTGATGCAATACAATACTGCGATGGTGTCATTGTCGGCAGCAAGATCATCGAATGCTTCGAGACAGGTAAGGAAGATCAAATTGGTGATTTGATACAAGCAAGCAAAGGAGTCGTGCAAAAATAGGAAAGGAGAGCCGTCAAGGCTCTCCTTTTTTCTAAACCGGTTTAATTGAAAGCTTCCGATATTCAATCCGAATACGAAGCAACTGTGTTTAATTCAATTGATATAAGGGTAAAAGATGTTCAAACGCATCTTGAATGGTTTGAATGAAATCATCATCTTTTAACTTAATGGCGTCATCACGGGAAATTTTGATACCGCAAAGGATTTCGGCTTTTTTTACAGTTTGCAAACGGGTGAACATTAAATTCAAATCATCTACCCCAAGATTACCATGGGTGATGACATCAGGTTTTGTATGGTCCGTTGACCAAACATAATGGGAGGGAATGCTATTCACTAATTGGGCTGCCTGCTGCTCCAGTCGCTTTCCGATTTCCGTTTTATTAGGGGCTTCATAAATCACGGCATACCAGATGAACATATGCGTTTCCCATAACCCGATTTGGAAATGCGGCATCATTTTATAACCTCTGCTATTGGCAGCGAAAGCAACCCAAGTATCTTTAGGAGGATTCACTGACCGTCTGGCATGCTTTGCAACGTGAGGGTGCATTTCATCGCCGGTCATAACTGACAGTTTTTGAGAAAAGTGTTCTCCAAGTGCTTGTAATTTGGGCTGGATCCGTTCTTTTAAAGCATCCATGCGCGGTTCCAATCCATCAATTTTGAAAACATCAAAATCATCTGCTGTAAAACTTGCTATATTCATTTTCATCTCTCCTACCGTAATATCTGCACATATTGTAGCATAAGTAAAAGTAAAATTTAAAAAATACGATTTGGGTTGGCAATGTAAATTTTCCGTATAGGTTATAACACAAATTAGTTGCTATTTGAGGTAGGAAGTCATATGATAATATAAATTCAGAAAATTACGTTAATTGATGAAGGGAGAATGTTAATTATGAAACAAGTCATGAACCAAGCATTAAAAGCTAAAGAAGTTGAAAGACATAGAGCTGCAGTGTTAAGGATGGAAATGGACTATGAATTAGCAACCCTTTTTGAAGCAATCGGTGAAGAGAATGACCAAAAGAGGTCACAATGCAAGCAAAGGCTAGAACGCATCCGCTTGGAATTGTTGAAACTGAAAGCCTTGTAATATGATTGGCTGCAGAGATCTTGAAGGAGAATGAATAAAGGAAATGAATCAATTTCAATACAAGGAATTTCATTATAGATGAACGGACACTTTATTTTATTAAAAAATAATGTGTCCGTTTTTCATTAAATGCCCAATATATAAGTAGTATTTTATTTTGGCTCGGGTCTTTTTAATAAGGAAGGGAAACGTTAAGTCAAAGTGATAATGTTAAAAAAAATGGAAAAATTAAGATGTTAAAAACTTGAAGGCAAGCTATATTTGCTTTAATCTTTAGAAGAGGATCATTTTAATGTAGTTTCTGATCATAAAGGACGGGGATATTATAATGGCATCGGTCAAGGAAATGGATACATATGCGAAGTTATGGATGAAAGAAGCGGGTACTAGGCTAAGAGCGTCCTTTAAAACCAAGTTGAATATTGAAATGAAAACGAATCCGAATGATTTGGTTACTAATATGGATAAGGGGATAGAAAAGTTTTTTTGCGAAAAAATCGGCGAAGTTTTTCCTGAACACCGCATATTCGGGGAAGAGGGAATGGGCAATGATATTAAAGACCTAAAAGGTACTGTGTGGATCATCGATCCAATTGATGGAACGTTGAATTTCATTCATCAACAGAGGAATTTTGCAATATCCCTTGGGGTTTATGTGGATGGCATCGGAAAGATCGGCATGGTTTACGATGTCTTTAGTGATGAATTATATCATGCGATTAAGGGGCAAGGAGCATTTCTGAATGATCAAAGGCTCCCATCTCTTGAAGAGACATCAGTAAGCAAAGCGATAATTTCAATTAATGCAAGCTGGGTAACGGAAAACCGTAGGATCGATCCGAGACTTTTGGCACCGCTAGTTCGCGATGCAAGAGGGACACGTTCTTATGGCTCGGCAGCATTGGAACTTGCTTTCGTCGCAGCTGGAAGGATTGATGCATACATAACCATGAGACTCATGCCCTGGGACTTTGCCGGAGGAGTTTTACTGGTTGAGGAAGTGGGCGGGGAAGTTAGTAATATTAAAGGTGACGAATTGGACTTTTTAAAAGGTGACTCACTTTTCGTATCTAAACCAGGGCTCCATAAGGAAGTATTCGATAAATACTTAACAGGAAATTCCAATAATTAGTATTAAGGTCTAATTATAAAATGCTAATTTTGAAATAATTAACAAAAAAAACTCGCTGTCTGTCAGCGAGTTTTTATATTATAACTTTCCGGCTTCGCGTAATTTCTTTTTCTGAGTGAAACCGAACCCCATGATTCCGCAAAGAATGACGATTGCAGCTAATATTCCAATCAAGCTCTTTTCAGCAATGAAGATGCCAATGGAGCCAATGCTGGCTGTTGCCAATACCGCTAATATTAAGAAATTCCATTTAATGTTCATTAATATCACCCCTAATATATCTATTGTACATAATTTCTGTATTTGTTTCTAGTATGTTTGTGATATAATATGTAAGCTAATACTAGTGATACGTTATACACAAACTTTTTTAGGAGTGAATTTTTTGAAATTAAGAGAAAATATTCGTAATATAGCCATCATTGCCCACGTTGACCATGGTAAAACGACGTTAGTGGATCAGTTGCTTAAGCAATCTGGTACTTTCCGTGAAAATGAACATGTGGAAGAACGTGCGATGGATTCTAATGCGATTGAAAAAGAACGCGGAATCACGATTCTTGCGAAAAATACAGCAGTTCAATACCAAGATACAAGAATCAATATTTTGGATACACCTGGTCATGCCGACTTTGGCGGTGAAGTGGAACGGATCATGAAAATGGTTGATGGCGTTCTTCTTGTTGTTGATGCATATGAAGGCTGTATGCCGCAAACTCGCTTTGTGTTGAAAAAAGCATTGGAACAAAAGATTACACCAATCGTTGTCGTGAACAAAATCGATAAAGATTCTGCACGTCCAAATGAAGTGGTCGATGAAGTAATTGACTTATTCATCGAACTAGGAGCTGAAGAAGAACAGTTAGACTTCCCAGTTGTCTTCACTTCAGGTATTGCCGGTACGGCAAGCTTGGATTCAGATCCTGCTAAACAAGAAAAAGACATGACCCCACTTTTCGAAACAATCGTCGAAACGATCCCAGCACCAATTGATAACTCAGATGAACCGCTTCAATTCCAAGTGGCTTTACTTGACTATAATGATTATGTAGGACGTATTGGTGTTGGCCGTGTATTCCGCGGTAAAATGCATGTTGGTCAACAAGTTTCATTAATGAAACTTGATGGGACGGTTAAACAATTCCGTGTAACGAAAATCTTTGGTTATATTGGCTTGAAGAAAGTTGAAATCCAAGAAGCCGTTGCCGGTGATTTAATTGCCGTTTCCGGTATGGAGGATATTAACGTAGGTGAAACGGTTTGTCCGACTGAACACCCTGATGCACTACCTATCCTGCGTATTGACGAGCCAACATTACAGATGACTTTCCTTGTAAATAACAGCCCATTCGCAGGCCGTGAAGGAAAATTCGTTACAGCTCGTAAAATTGAAGAGCGTTTGAGAAACCAATTACAGACGGATGTCAGCTTAAGAGTCGAAAATACCGATTCTCCGGATGTCTGGGTTGTTTCAGGCCGTGGGGAGCTTCACCTTTCCATCCTGATCGAAAACATGAGACGTGAAGGCTATGAACTGCAGGTTTCTAAACCGGAAGTTATCGTTCGTTTGATAGATGGTGTCCGTTGTGAGCCTGTTGAACGTGTACAAATCGACGTACCTGAGGAGCACACTGGTTC
This window encodes:
- the trpE gene encoding anthranilate synthase component I codes for the protein MNNLDEKKILRFKMDTIEGDIHTPIAIFQKLDGDKKFLLESSNSHHDNGRYSYLGSKPYLEVTSLAGQVNVKDTETGDQIVKNINIIEFLKNELLVEIGEAPIHLPPFNGGAIGYMGYDIIRLYENIGPVPPDSLQMPDAHFLFYKELYIFDHVLQKIHLLTAEEDSEKSLLGMKEKINQASKPSKEISSEYLEFKSNFSQDEFEKMVLEVKSAIIAGEVFQVVLSQRFKADFDGEPFDAYRRLRLANPSPYMFYIEFGDYTIIGSSPESLISVSSGLVHVNPIAGTRPRGKTDEEDKGFEKSLLMDEKELAEHKMLVDLGRNDLGRVCEIGSIHLTEEMEIQRYQHVMHIASKVSGKLREGFTSLDALTVCLPAGTVSGAPKIRAMELINQLENCKRGMYSGSIGFIGFGGDLDMALAIRTMIIKEGKAYVQAGAGIVYDSDPKTEFEETQNKARALMEVHTK
- a CDS encoding anthranilate synthase component II produces the protein MILLIDNYDSFTYNLYQYLGEVEKEIIVKRNDEITLAEIEELNPMAIVISPGPGRPEDAGISMEIIRNYYEKVPLLGICLGHQAIGAVFGANVVGAKQIMHGKTSIIEHDGTGVFAKQDLQFPVMRYHSLVVERASLPNELNVTAVALDDGEIMALKHQDFPLYGLQFHPESIGTKIGKELLHQFYEIAGTFQSEKEQSIL
- the trpD gene encoding anthranilate phosphoribosyltransferase yields the protein MKEYLAKLAERQTLTEEEMSRAAQALFSKDITESEMAAFIIALKSKGETAGEIASLVRVMRKEARSVRTSSLNVMDNCGTGGDGSQSFNISTASAFVLAGAGVKVAKHGNRSISSKTGSADVLEELGVNLYLEPDMLKELLEENGITFLFAPSVHPNIARIMKVRKELKIPTIFNLIGPLTNPVQLDTQLMGINRRDMLELFAEVLHKLGRKRAVVINGAGFMDEASLQGENSLVLLEQGDIIPFTLHPEEVDLPVYGNDAIRGGDAKQNADIMLRLLKGEKGAYRDTVLLNAGLGLYAHGTAATIKKGISMAQESIDSGSALAKLENLIAYGNRNKVVM
- the trpC gene encoding indole-3-glycerol phosphate synthase TrpC translates to MENILTKIIEQKKVEVTKLKEMGLDDSVMINIVRPSLVDNLKTAKSMAVIAEIKRASPSKGDIKINVDPIEQALSYESGGAAAISVLTDEVFFKGSIADLRIVSEAIRIPRLCKDFIIDEVQIDRAHQAGATIILLIVAALSKERLHELYQYAKRKGLEVLTEVHDEAELERALELNAELIGINNRNLRTFKVDLAVTERLAKLLDPKRHIIISESGIKTKDDVMRVKEAGAKAILVGETLMTASNLSHKMAELQMSI
- a CDS encoding phosphoribosylanthranilate isomerase — translated: MLVKICGIKTLAAAQTAVSSGADFIGFIFAESSRKVEPEIVGEIGANLAGQVKKVGVFANQTEQEVIKSAEIAGLDYIQLHGNESAGFARRMPLPVIKAVAVSSEKDLESLHEYPADYLLVDLPKSSSGKGLTLDWDMIGKADLPPGKLILAGGLTPENVGKAIDAVSPFAVDVASGVETNGLKDAVKIKAFINEAKYTAGKEE
- the trpB gene encoding tryptophan synthase subunit beta, producing MNTYTQPDKTGHFGAYGGRFVPETLMAAITELEEVYDQSKNDPEFQRQLNYYLKQYIGRETPLYFAENLTRLAGGADIYLKREDLNHTGAHKINNTIGQALLTLKMGKKKVIAETGAGQHGVATATVCALLKLECIIFMGEEDIRRQKLNVFRMELLGAKVISVSQGSGTLKDAVNEALRYWVANVDDTHYIMGSVLGPHPFPVIVRDFQSVIGNETKRQYSEAVHSLPDAVVACIGGGSNAMGMFYPFIEDETVKLYGVEAAGHGLETPLHASSLTKGKPGVLHGAFMYVLQNEDGQIQEAHSISAGLDYPGVGPEHSYLKDTNRVEYTSVTDDEALEALAMLSREEGIIPALESSHAISYGLKLAKEMEKGTGLVICLSGRGDKDVETVQSLMGGSEHE
- the trpA gene encoding tryptophan synthase subunit alpha yields the protein MNKLTNALEECQTKKEKAFIPYIMAGDGGLERLKSQLLFLEKSGATAVELGIPFSDPVADGPVIQQAGIRSLENGTTLKDVLKKVMEIKNEVTIPIILMGYTNSILAYGLKEFTNDCLNAGISGCIIPDLPIEEEAIFSSIKTAGIVLIRLVTLTSSKERITEITAGAEGFIYAVTVKGITGARDAFGEELGGYLKKVKEISPVPVLAGFGISTPNHVRDAIQYCDGVIVGSKIIECFETGKEDQIGDLIQASKGVVQK
- a CDS encoding YktB family protein — protein: MNIASFTADDFDVFKIDGLEPRMDALKERIQPKLQALGEHFSQKLSVMTGDEMHPHVAKHARRSVNPPKDTWVAFAANSRGYKMMPHFQIGLWETHMFIWYAVIYEAPNKTEIGKRLEQQAAQLVNSIPSHYVWSTDHTKPDVITHGNLGVDDLNLMFTRLQTVKKAEILCGIKISRDDAIKLKDDDFIQTIQDAFEHLLPLYQLN
- a CDS encoding inositol monophosphatase family protein gives rise to the protein MASVKEMDTYAKLWMKEAGTRLRASFKTKLNIEMKTNPNDLVTNMDKGIEKFFCEKIGEVFPEHRIFGEEGMGNDIKDLKGTVWIIDPIDGTLNFIHQQRNFAISLGVYVDGIGKIGMVYDVFSDELYHAIKGQGAFLNDQRLPSLEETSVSKAIISINASWVTENRRIDPRLLAPLVRDARGTRSYGSAALELAFVAAGRIDAYITMRLMPWDFAGGVLLVEEVGGEVSNIKGDELDFLKGDSLFVSKPGLHKEVFDKYLTGNSNN
- a CDS encoding YlaF family protein, whose amino-acid sequence is MNIKWNFLILAVLATASIGSIGIFIAEKSLIGILAAIVILCGIMGFGFTQKKKLREAGKL
- the typA gene encoding translational GTPase TypA; this encodes MKLRENIRNIAIIAHVDHGKTTLVDQLLKQSGTFRENEHVEERAMDSNAIEKERGITILAKNTAVQYQDTRINILDTPGHADFGGEVERIMKMVDGVLLVVDAYEGCMPQTRFVLKKALEQKITPIVVVNKIDKDSARPNEVVDEVIDLFIELGAEEEQLDFPVVFTSGIAGTASLDSDPAKQEKDMTPLFETIVETIPAPIDNSDEPLQFQVALLDYNDYVGRIGVGRVFRGKMHVGQQVSLMKLDGTVKQFRVTKIFGYIGLKKVEIQEAVAGDLIAVSGMEDINVGETVCPTEHPDALPILRIDEPTLQMTFLVNNSPFAGREGKFVTARKIEERLRNQLQTDVSLRVENTDSPDVWVVSGRGELHLSILIENMRREGYELQVSKPEVIVRLIDGVRCEPVERVQIDVPEEHTGSIMESMGARKGELLDMINSGSGQVRLLFTVPARGLIGYSTEFLTITRGYGIMNHSFDSYQPMAQGQVGGRRQGVLVSMESGKTTQYGIMQVEDRGVIFVEPGTDIYEGMIVGEHNRDSDLTVNIVKAKQMTNMRSANKDQTSSMKKPRIMSLEEALEYLNDDEYCEVTPDSIRLRKKILDKNERERAAKRKKVALEEK